Proteins encoded within one genomic window of Hermetia illucens chromosome 2, iHerIll2.2.curated.20191125, whole genome shotgun sequence:
- the LOC119647516 gene encoding F-box/WD repeat-containing protein 7 isoform X3 has translation MADSLDIDLYANELDQEFTTKPEHYSITPSTSRSYLSKSLPKVVKCDPQSALSDCTMCVAKDAKNLSNSQFQSGVHDISYDKQSDAFYTNSDDSLSSDNASSGNNSSYFCKSHKDLIKNKLTENSKDAAKVPENCRTTEKVILEPIPSTSSYGSQPQCSSLLGNSEVAINKNTILSNQTDATAMSESPTLPLRNSHICSFSTIDENNPTSNLISSNLSNESKKEEILEDACAVSFFCKQTNDFNDDTWGDCDETSDEEVCTCCSYSTQTNNDLEDELPSKDVDLSKYMQSVTMTEDLLTKNSTTTIGNLQRKRKLKDIQGNEPKTGQAFSPPIGRKRIALESTSSSGDPRRFASRTLIPTKDNPPPELENWIKQFQRWSHVERLVAVDKLIAHCEPTQVRHMMKVIEPQFQRDFISLLPKELALQVLSYLDPKDLLRAAQTCRSWRFLCDDNLLWKEKCKQSQIMAGPNSDQPKRGRAGNMPAISSPWKAAFIRQHIIETNWRSKPIREPKILKGHDDHVITCLQFHGNRIVSGSDDNTLKVWSAINGKCLRTLVGHTGGVWSSQMSGNIIISGSTDRTLKVWNMDTGHCIHTLQGHTSTVRCMHLHGKKVVSGSRDATLRVWDIEKGLCLHVLVGHLAAVRCVQYDGKLIVSGAYDYMVKVWNPERQECLHTLQGHTNRVYSLQELLSCVFFRSVPELYLGTI, from the exons CCTGAACATTATTCGATTACTCCCAGTACAAGCCGAAGCTACTTATCGAAATCTCTACCCAAGGTAGTGAAgtgcgatccacaatctgcacTTTCTGACTGTACAATGTGCGTAGCAAAAGATGCGAAAAATCTTTCAAATTCTCAATTTCAATCGGGAGTTCACGATATTTCCTATGATAAACAAAGTGATGCATTTTATACGAATTCCGACGACAGTTTATCCTCAGATAATGCATCATCCGGCAACAATTCGTCTTATTTTTGTAAATCACATAAAGatttaattaagaacaaacttacTGAAAACAGCAAAGATGCGGCCAAAGTACCTGAAAATTGCCGAACAACAGAAAAAGTTATTTTAGAGCCGATTCCTTCGACATCATCTTATGGCTCACAGCCGCAATGTTCCAGTTTACTTGGAAATTCGGAGGTTGCCATAAATAAAAATACCATATTATCAAATCAAACGGACGCAACAGCTATGTCAGAATCGCCAACTTTGCCATTGAGAAATAGTCACATCTGTAGTTTCTCAACAATTGATGAAAATAATCCAACATCTAATTTAATATCATCGAATTTATCGAATGAAAGTAAAAAGGAAGAGATACTAGAGGATGCTTGTGcggtttcttttttttgtaaacaaaCCAACGATTTCAATGATGATACTTGGGGGGATTGCGATGAAACATCTGATGAAGAAGTGTGCACTTGTTGCAGTTATTCCACTCAAACGAACAATGATTTGGAGGATGAGCTACCATCAAAAGATGTCGATTTATCGAAATATATGCAATCTGTAACTATGACTGAGGATCTGCTCACGAAGAACAGTACTACTACTATCGGAAATCTACAACGAAAACGCAAACTCAAAGATATCCAAGGAAATGAGCCGAAAACAGGTCAAGCTTTTTCACCTCCGATCGGTCGAAAACGAATAGCACTGGAATCTACATCATCGTCGGGTGATCCACGTCGATTTGCATCTAGGACATTAATACCAACTAAAGATAATCCTCCGCCTGAATTAGAAAATTGGATAAAGCAATTTCAGCGATGGTCACATGTAGAACGACTCGTCGCTGTTGACAAACTTATAGCTCACTGTGAGCCTACTCAAGTACGCCATATGATGAAAGTAATTGAACCTCAATTCCAACGGGATTTTATTTCTCTCTTACCAAAAGAATTGGCATTGCAAGTATTGTCCTACTTGGATCCGAAAGACTTGTTACGGGCAGCTCAAACCTGTCGAAGTTGGCG GTTTCTTTGCGATGACAATTTACTTTGGAAAGAAAAGTGTAAGCAATCACAAATAATGGCAGGGCCTAACTCTGATCAACCTAAACGGGGTAGAGCTGGGAATATGCCCGCAATTTCTTCTCCATGGAAAGCTGCGTTTATACGGCAGCATATCATTGAAACTAACTGGAGGTCAAAGCCGATTAGAgaaccaaaaatattaaaaggtcacGACGACCACGTAATCACATGTTTGCAGTTTCATGGAAACCGCATAGTATCAGGATCAGACGATAATACGTTAAAAGTGTGGTCAGCAATCAACGGAAAA TGTCTTCGAACTCTAGTAGGCCACACAGGCGGTGTTTGGTCATCACAGATGTCTGGGAATATAATAATTTCTGGAAGTACTGATAGGACACTCAAAGTTTGGAACATGGACACTGGTCATTGTATTCATACATTGCAAGGACATACGTCAACTGTTCGCTGCATGCATTTGCACGGAAAAAA AGTTGTAAGCGGATCTCGAGATGCGACATTAAGAGTGTGGGATATAGAAAAAGGATTATGTTTGCACGTGCTAGTTGGGCATTTAGCCGCTGTAAGATGTGTTCAGTACGACGGAAAACTAATAGTATCTGGAGCATACGATTATATGGTGAAAGTATGGAATCCCGAACGCCAGGAATGCTTACATACGCTGCAAGGTCATACAAACCGAGTATACTCTCTTCAG GAACTTCTGTCCTGCGTCTTTTTTAGGTCGGTCCCTGAATTGTATTTAGGTACCATTTAG